From Microbacterium sp. CGR2:
GAGAACGGCAGCCGCATGATCGCGCCGAGTGCAGCCTGCCCGAGCGCCATCAGGCCCACGGTGAAGCTGGCGAGGATCAGCACGCCGGTCACAGCGAGGCCGCCATCACGAGTCGGAAGTTCCGCGCGTACTGGATCGACCACTCGATGTCGGATGCCGCGCGGTGCGCCTGGTCCGTGTCCGGTACGTCGAAACGGGCGACCTGCTCGGGGACCAGCGGCAGCGACGCCACCGTCTCCTGCAGCGTCCGCACGTCGAAGTTCCGGTAGTGGACCATGTCGTCGACCTGTGACGTCTTGCGAGCGAGCATCCGGCGGTCAAACTCGACGCTGCTCCCGAAGAGGTAGGGTTTCTCGCCGAGCGGAACGCGGTTGTTGACTGCGATCTGCATGTCGGCGACTACCGAATGGAGCGAGCGGCGGGGCCCGCCGGGTCGGATGGCGTCGAGGAGCAGCCCGTTCTGCTCGTGCATCTCGTATGCGAAAGGGCTCCGCTCGAGCAGCGCGATGACGTCATCTCTCTTGTTCGCGATGACGGCCGACTGGATCGGCACGATCTCCTCGAGATCGGGGCCGAGCAGACCCCACGCCACCTCGAGGATCAGATCATCATCGATGAGCCCGGTGGTCTCGATGTCTACAGGCAGGAAGTAGGTCATTAGCTCGTCCTCTCAAAGGCTTCCGGGTCGACGATGGGCGGCGGTGGCCACGCGCCTTCCGTGGCGACGCCACCGTTCCACCAGCGTGACTTCATCTCCTGACCTGCGGGCGTGATCGGGAGGTCGTTGAAGATCGGGCCGACGTAGTGGGGGATCCGGCTGAAAGCCAGCCCCGTGAGGATGCCGGCGATGAACGCGAGGGTCTTCATTCGTCGCCCTCCTTCACGAAATCCGGGTGCGTCGGGCACTCAGGGGTGCACGTCGCGTGTATCGGGGCGTCGATGTCGACCGAGTACAGCCAGTCGAGAAACTTGCCGCGCAGCTGTGCCTCGTTCAGGCGGCTCGCCTGGGTGGTGAGCGCCTCGGCATTCTCGGAACGCTGGATGCCGATGTCGGGCCTGGTGTTGTTCGGCCAGCGACGCAGGAAGTCTTCCTCGTCGGGCACCCACTTGCCGTGCTCGTCCTGCTTCACGGCACGCTTGGTGGCGTTCAGGATGAACATGGTCGGTGCGGTTGCGGTGGTCATGCCGATACCTCCGGTTCGATCTCGATGGCGGGAAGGATGGCGTCCGGCTCCGAGATCTCGGCCTCCAGGACGGGGATGAACTGGTCGAAGATCGCCATGGGGATCTTCAGGTTCACCTTGACGGCGATCTGGCCGGACTCGAGCGCCGGCTTCCTGACCTTCATGGCGGCCACGCGGGGTGGCTTCCACGTATGCGAGTGCGGCTCGAGGATGAGGTAGACGGAGGTGGTGCGAGTGTCTCTCATCGCGTGCCCCTCTCCCGGATGGTCCAGCCGTTCTCCGCGATCGCGGCCTCGAGGGCTGCCACGGCGGTCGCAAATGTGGCGCCGTGACGGGTCATCTCCACGCGCTCACCGGTGGAGAGGTAGCCGTCCAGGGTCGCGGTCCACTGGTACGTGACCATAGGCTCTGCGCTGGAGAGGCCCGTCTCCTCATCCAGCACGTCCTCGGTCGCGTTGATCGAGCGGCGAGTGACGTACGGAGCGGTCATGCTCGGTACCCCCGCGAGTCAGTCTCGCCCGGAGCGGTCGCTCGAATGGTGATCCAGCTGCCCCAGAGAGGGCCCTGGCTGGCTACGTACGCCTCGGCGTCATCCACGGACGCGAACGGGCCGATGTAGCGCGGCAGCTGGTCGCTGTGGCCGGAGTCCCGACCCAGCTCGGCCTCGATGAAGAACGGCTTGTCGGTCATTTCGATCCCCTGCCGAAGATGACGCTCAGGATCAGGAGTGTCGGCAGGATGAGCCCGAGGACGTTGGACAGCGTCGCCGGGTGACCGTTCGCCAGTTCCACGATGCTCGAGGCGAGCCAGACGAGCGCCACGAGAGCGCAGAGCCCAGCCGCGAGAGCGAGGGCCACGATCACTGCCCCCAGGCCGACGAGCGACCAGTCGAAGGGCCGGCGGCGCGTCTGCCTGGACGCGAGCCGCTGTGCAACGGTGGGACTCATCGCGCCACCGGGCCGCGCTGGGCGTTCGGCATCTGCGGGCCGCCGGTCTTGGCGACTCGCGCCGTGTGGCCGGTTTGCATGTG
This genomic window contains:
- a CDS encoding exonuclease domain-containing protein translates to MTYFLPVDIETTGLIDDDLILEVAWGLLGPDLEEIVPIQSAVIANKRDDVIALLERSPFAYEMHEQNGLLLDAIRPGGPRRSLHSVVADMQIAVNNRVPLGEKPYLFGSSVEFDRRMLARKTSQVDDMVHYRNFDVRTLQETVASLPLVPEQVARFDVPDTDQAHRAASDIEWSIQYARNFRLVMAASL